Proteins from a genomic interval of Crassostrea angulata isolate pt1a10 chromosome 7, ASM2561291v2, whole genome shotgun sequence:
- the LOC128156347 gene encoding T-box transcription factor TBX20-like codes for MLKVYNDFVENILTALQSPKKISKSRTMDAKMFFQPNNVENGKQSKLFNPKREKMQNSVSSSATSSISPSNGSSSPELEVQSSDTEVCQMYANFSSSSSGYSEMQWSSDFPDDETKCIPQINGSITLSLMEAKLWYKFLEVGTEMIINRTGRRMFPYVEFTLRGVDPVGLYDVIFDIIPASSKSFKFMNNKWIPIGRKEEEFKNYPFKHPDSPRIGSDWMTRKISFEKVKLSNKPGTQAGIFTLHTLQKYLVRISIVKHEQDDEISVVEFPIRATTFIAVTAYNNREVTKLKIYSNPYSKGFRFPMKRIKHQTFQKIEHKEQRLMSMKDSVKHSVFYHLKGDVQAIPQCPLDLSTHKENTQTNDYKGAPDSNPDFDKATQTDITMADMRTWYRFLQHPVTKQPTEAQVSYFIPLPLIPAHAWKLDAGPGDPYTRQCPETSSRTRDSSSLMSDEKKTRARSRKSEKKEEQLLQYNARMNMWKRDREETLNDITNE; via the exons ATGCTCAAAGTTTATAACGACTTCGTTGAGAATATATTGACAGCGCTTCAATCACCAAAGAAAATTTCTAAATC gcGGACGATGGACGCAAAGATGTTTTTCCAGCCCAATAATGttgaaaatggaaaacaatCCAAGTTGTTCAATCCAAAAAGAGAAAAGATGCAAAACAGTGTTTCATCGAGTGCAACATCTTCTATATCACCATCCAACGGGTCATCTTCACCTGAACTGGAGGTCCAGTCATCGGACACGGAAGTTTGCCAAATGTATGCGAACTTCAGCTCAAGTTCTTCGGGATATTCTGAAATGCAGTGGTCTTCGGATTTCCCTGACGATGAGACCAAATGCATTCCGCAGATAAATGGGTCTATTACCTTATCACTGATGGAAGCAAAACTTTGGTACAAGTTTTTGGAAGTGGGGACGGAAATGATCATTAACAGAACAGGAAG GAGAATGTTTCCATATGTTGAGTTTACCCTCCGCGGAGTGGATCCCGTTGGATTATATGACGTCATCTTTGACATCATACCCGCTAGCAGCAAAAGCTTTAAGTTTATGAACAACAAATGGATTCCAATCGGAAGGAAAGAAGAAGAATTCAAGAATTACCCATTCAAACACCCGGACTCTCCGAGAATAGGATCTGACTGGATGActcgaaaaatttcttttgaaaaagtgAAATTGTCAAACAAACCTGGCACGCAAGCTGGCATT tttacttTGCACACCCTTCAGAAATACTTGGTGCGGATTTCGATTGTCAAGCACGAACAGGATGATGAAATTTCTGTAGTGGAATTTCCAATTCGTGCCACGACCTTCATAGCAGTCACAGCTTACAACAACCGAGAAGTGACCAAACTCAAAATTTACAGCAACCCATACTCCAAAGGGTTCCGATTCCCGATGAAAAG AATAAAACATCAGACCTTCCAGAAGATTGAACACAAAGAGCAACGACTAATGTCAATGAAAGATTCTGTCAAACATTCAGTGTTCTATCATCTCAAAGGGGATGTTCAAGCAATCCCACA ATGCCCCTTAGATTTATCAACACACAAAGAAAACACACAAACAA ATGATTACAAGGGTGCCCCTGACTCGAATCCCGACTTTGACAAAGCTACACAAACCGATATTACAATGGCGGACATGAGAACTTGGTATCGGTTTCTTCAGC ATCCAGTCACAAAACAGCCGACGGAGGCACAGGTCTCATACTTCATCCCACTACCGCTTATTCCAGCACATGCATGGAAACTAG ACGCAGGACCAGGCGATCCTTATACAAGACAGTGTCCTGAGACTTCATCACGAACAAGGGATTCATCTTCATTGATGT CAGATGAAAAGAAAACTCGGGCAAGAAGTCGGAAATCTGAGAAGAAAGAGGAACAACTCCTGCAGTACAATGCCAGGATGAATA TGTGGAAACGAGACAGAGAAGAGACTCTAAACGACATCACTAATGAGTGA